A segment of the Methanothermococcus thermolithotrophicus DSM 2095 genome:
AGCACCTTACAACTACTGTTGGAACCCTTGAAACCTGATATGTTTTATTTCCAATGTATTTTTTTAACATCTCTGCCTGCTCTTCTGGGAACTCTTTGTTTATGTCGATTAAAAATCTTTTGTCGAGCTCATCTGCTAACTCATCATTTCCGGTAAATATCTTTGCATAGCAATCCCAAACTAAACCTGGATGAACCTCAACCATGTGCTCCTGAACAACGGCACCTCCTGGCAGTGCGTGATTAACTGTTTCCATATATTCATTTATTGTTTCAGGCGTAACCTCTACACCAAGCCTTTTTTCAAGAACAGCATGTCCTGTATCCATACCTACAATAACTGTCCTTTTAATATCATCTACAAGCTGCTGAATTGCCGCATTGTTGCAGAAGTGCAAATCGTCCCCTTCTACATATTCGTCTGTTCCAGATATTTTATAGGTCATCAATGTTCTTTGCCCCAATGGAACCCCAATATCTGGGTTGTATCCAGGAATTCCCCTTTTTGATGTTATTTCCTGAGCTGCTTCATAGAACTCTCTTTTTCTTGCAGACTGTTTCCATCCTCCGAAGCAGTAAAAGCTCGTATATTTTTCTTTTGGGTCTTCTTCGAACTTTTCCTTCAACGCCTTTAAGAACAGTTTCTTTTCAGCATCCATTATTCCTCACCTAATCTCTTTTTCAAATCCTTTTTAAATGAGTTCATACCAAATCCCCCCTCACTCCTTGCTACATGTATTGTTTCAACAACTTCCAATGCCTCTTTGTCTTCCCTCATTCCAATATTGTCCTTTCTATAAATGGTCGTAATTTTTGCAAGATATTCCTGTGGAAGCGGTTCTCCAACATCTACTGGTTCATCCAAAGGTATTCCAACCTGTTCCTTTACATACAGAACATGCCCTGTTTTTTCATCATAGATGTATCTCTGTAACCCATCAAACATGAGCCCATTTTCATCAAGCCTCAATGAGTGCCCATGCACAGTAGCTCCCCTCATACCACATGTTGCAGGGTCAAAGATTTCTGTTTCAACTAACCACTTTGAAATCTTTTCCAAGTCGAGCTCCCTTATTTCAATAACCTGCCTTCCTGAGAGTGTTCCAGTATCTACCCCTCTGAATCTCCACATGTAGGTTCTGGCCCTATCGTATGGCTGAGCAGGTGCGTTATACATGGAATCTGCAAACTGAATATACCTGACCCTTATACCTTCTTTTGCTCCATCAATTGGTTCTACAAGGTCTTTGATAGCATCTTCCTCAAAGTCCATTTCTTCCAGTGGTGGATGAACTGTCCTATAACTTTCTCCAGGGTTTCTATGCCCTAAAACCCTAACTAAATCATCATCTGAAATTTCCCTTAATTTTTTTAATTTAAAATTTGGGTTCATATGCCTTCTTCTATTTTCACCTATTATCGTTTCCCCAGGGTAAAACTGCGGTTTATAATTCCCTTTCATTTAATCACCTTTAATCATCTTAACTTT
Coding sequences within it:
- the mcrG gene encoding coenzyme-B sulfoethylthiotransferase subunit gamma, producing the protein MKGNYKPQFYPGETIIGENRRRHMNPNFKLKKLREISDDDLVRVLGHRNPGESYRTVHPPLEEMDFEEDAIKDLVEPIDGAKEGIRVRYIQFADSMYNAPAQPYDRARTYMWRFRGVDTGTLSGRQVIEIRELDLEKISKWLVETEIFDPATCGMRGATVHGHSLRLDENGLMFDGLQRYIYDEKTGHVLYVKEQVGIPLDEPVDVGEPLPQEYLAKITTIYRKDNIGMREDKEALEVVETIHVARSEGGFGMNSFKKDLKKRLGEE